The Candidatus Eisenbacteria bacterium region CCCAGAACGGCACGCCCATCAGCCCGAACTTCGACGACGGCCGCGTTTCTCGATTTCACGTCCCGAGGTCGGCGGATCGCGTTCCAAAGCCCAGGTGGGACCTCTGTTCGGCCCAGCCGAGAGGCAGGTCGCAGCGCTTCGTCAGAGTCTCCGCAGTGAGTTCGATGGGCTGAGCACCCTCGAGAATCGCGGCGACGATGTCGGGCGCCAGGAACGCCAGCGGCAGCAGCTGGCTCACGTAGCGATCGCTGACACCTTCGGCTTTCGCGATGTCGACGAGCGACTCGACGCGACCGCTCAGGAGGGAGTCGAACCAGCCATGTGTACGAGCGACCGCCTTCACCAACGCAGCGTCTGGATCCGGCGATCTCCGCGCATTCTCCGAGCCATGGAGGACCAGACGCATCTCGACTCCGCGACGCTTCATCCGGGTCCTGATTCCATGACGCAGGACAGCGTTCTCGTCTCCGACGAACCGCGATAGATCGACGAAGAGAGCGACCTCAGCACTGCCCAGCTCGACACGCTTCACGAGATCCAGAGGGCTACCCGCCCACCGATGTAAGGCGCGGAGGAGATCCGGGATGCGCTCCACGTCGATCTCGGCGTCTCGAGCCAGGCGAGTCAGCACCGCGCGATCGTCGAGCAACCCCCCAACGACAGCCTCTACGAACCGCTCGATCTCACGCGCTGGCAGGCGCCATCGGCAGCCTCGTTCGCTCGGCGCAGCCTCCGCCGACCCTTCGGAGATGCGCGAAACGTAGTATCGGTAGCGACGATCCGACTTGACGGCATGACTTGGTGTCAGCGGAGCGCCTGCCTCGTCGAACAGCTTGCCCCGCAATGGACTGGGATCGGTCACGCGCGAGGTCGAGCACCGATCGGGCGTGTTGGCGGCGAGCTTGGCCTGGACCGCCTCCCACACTGCGGCGTCGATGATTGGCGGATGCTGTCCCACGAAGGTCTCGCCCTTGTGTGCGATGCGACCCGCGTAGAGCGGATTGCTCAGGATGTCGTAGATGTGCCCGCGGCTGAGGGGATTGCCGCCGCGCATCTTGCCGCCCGTGCCATGGCGGACCTTGCTGACGAGACCCAATCGATCAGCATCCTCCTTCACGCGGCGCACGTTGCCGTGCTGGAGATACAGCCGGAAGAGGGTGCGCACGGTCTCGGCTTCCGATTCCTGGATCACCAGCGTGCGGCCATTCGGCTCGTAGCCGAGCGGCGCGAAGCCACCCATCCACATGCCCTTGCGCTTCGAGGCCGCAATCTTGTCGCGGATGCGCTCGCCCGTGACCTCGCGCTCGAACTGCGCGAAGGAGAGCAGCATGTTGAGGGTCAGGCGTCCCATCGAGGTCGTGGTGTTGAACTGCTGCGTCACCGACACGAACGAGACCCTGTTCGCATCGAAGACTTCGACGATCTTCGCGAAGTCGGCGAGTGAACGCGTGAGGCGATCGACCTTGTAGACCACAACCGTGTCGAGCTTGCGAT contains the following coding sequences:
- a CDS encoding recombinase family protein, encoding MAGAERRKLRCAIYTRKSSEEGLEQDFNSLDAQREACEAYIRSQAGEGWKLARTGYDDGGYSGGSMDRPALERLLSDIRDRKLDTVVVYKVDRLTRSLADFAKIVEVFDANRVSFVSVTQQFNTTTSMGRLTLNMLLSFAQFEREVTGERIRDKIAASKRKGMWMGGFAPLGYEPNGRTLVIQESEAETVRTLFRLYLQHGNVRRVKEDADRLGLVSKVRHGTGGKMRGGNPLSRGHIYDILSNPLYAGRIAHKGETFVGQHPPIIDAAVWEAVQAKLAANTPDRCSTSRVTDPSPLRGKLFDEAGAPLTPSHAVKSDRRYRYYVSRISEGSAEAAPSERGCRWRLPAREIERFVEAVVGGLLDDRAVLTRLARDAEIDVERIPDLLRALHRWAGSPLDLVKRVELGSAEVALFVDLSRFVGDENAVLRHGIRTRMKRRGVEMRLVLHGSENARRSPDPDAALVKAVARTHGWFDSLLSGRVESLVDIAKAEGVSDRYVSQLLPLAFLAPDIVAAILEGAQPIELTAETLTKRCDLPLGWAEQRSHLGFGTRSADLGT